DNA from Thermoplasmatales archaeon:
AATATCCTCTGGCACTGTCTTGTTCCAAGAACAATACCGTATTTCTCCTTAATGTGATGGCTAAGGATTTGCCGTCCCACGGATTCTGCTTGTAACCAAGATCCATAGGATTCTTCCTCAGGTCTCTTCCTATGGCATCCAGCATGTTTGACAATCTTGGGGACCTGCCCGATCTGATTGGTTCCCTGATGCCTTTAAAACCTTCTTCCAAGAATATATTAACCCATGTCTCTACACTCTTTGGGCTGTTTCAAAGGATATCGGACACCTCATATGGACTCATCCCGTTTGCCACGAGTAGAAGCCCATGAAGCCTATGATCATACTTGGAATCATCGCTGTGTCTTATCTCCGCTATGATCTCGCTTTTTCTATCCTCAGGAATTGCTAGTTTCTTCATGGTGTAAGTAAGTGATTGAAGTATTTAAACTACCGAATTAACTTATGACGCTATGTATAATAGGATTGCCTACGAAAAAATGATTAAATAGCAACAGATGATTATACCGTGTGACGGTCAGAATTCTAGAAACAGTAGATTATTATAAAATATCAATTAATGGGTATACGCCAATTGTAAACTTTTCTTTGAATCAAGAAGAAAAGGAAATTAATAAGGACATTCAAATACTCCAAGACTATGGATTTAAGATAGACAACTCAGGAAACGATCTAGAAATATTTTTCTCATTCGAAATAGGGACTCATGTTATTGGACTCGGAGAGAAAGCCTACGGTATCGATAGGAAACGAAAAAAATTTGTTTTTATCAACACAGATCCAGCTGGTTACGTTAGGGATAAAGATCCCATATATTTGTCAATACCTTTTTTTATGCAAGTACTAAAGGGAAAAGCCTTAGGAGTTTTTGTCAATTACCCAGGAGAGGTTGCATTTGACTTTGGTGTAGAGATCTATAATGAAACTAAAATAACAATTAAAGACTCTATGGCCGAACTATTCATATTTAAATATTTTAACGTTCAACAGATATTAAAGGCTTATTTTCGGCTAACTGGAAAGCCGTTTCTCCCACCTAAGTGGAGTATAGGACATACCGTTTCCAGATACTCATATTACCCAGAATCGGAGGTTATAAAAATTCTAGATGAATATCTAAAGACAACACATGTTGAGGCTATATATTTGGATATTCATTATATGAATGCTTATAGATTGTTTACATGGAACAATGAGCTATTTGGCGATGTAAAACACTTGATAGAAGAATTGCACCGGAGAGGAATAAGGATACTAACTATAATTGACCCAAGCATAAAGTTTGATCAAAAATATAAAATATTTAAAGAAGGATTGGGGCATTACATAGAGACTAAGAATGGAGATGTTTACCATGGACCGATGTGGCCCGGAGATTCTGTTTTTCCTGATTTTCTTAATGATGCTGCAAGACAATTTTGGAAAGCAGAAATCAAAGAATGGGTCTCTCAAGGAATCGATGGCATATGGCTTGATATGAATGAACCAACTGTTTTGACAGAAAGTCATTTGTTCTCCGAAAACGCCATTCATAATTTAGACAACGGAGAAAAAATTCAACATCTAAAGGTCAGAAATTCCTATCCGTATTTTCAAAACATGGCAACATATGAAGCATTCAGTGATATTTCCAAAGAGCCATTTATTTTAACTAGATCAGGTTATGCTGGCGTTCAAAAGTATGCAGCAGTATGGACAGGAGATAATGTGTCAAGTTGGGATGACATTAAAATGCAAATTTCAATTGTGACAAGTCTCTCTATTTCTGGGATAACAGTTGTGGGGTGTGACTTGGGAGGATTTTTTGGGGATAGCTCTCCCGAGATGATTTCGGCTTATTACAAAATGGCCCTTTTTTTCCCCTTATTTAGAAATCATAAGATAATAAATGGTAATGACCAAGAAATTTTCCTGTTACCATCAACTGCAAGAAAACAGATAAAGGAGAGTGTTGATTTAAGATATGATTTTATTGATTACATATTTAGTGTGCTTTACATGTCGCACAAAGAAGGTCTACCGTCTGTAAGCCCATTGGCATATGAGTTTTCGAGTGATGATGACACGTATTATGTTGAAGATGAATATATGCTCGGGGGGGCTCTTCTTTATGCGCCACAAATATATAAAAATCAATCTTTGCGCGAAGTGTACTTGCCCAAAGGAAGGTGGATCGATTTCTGGGACAAACAAGCTATAGAAGGACCAGTATATATCAAAACCTCTGAGGACTACCCGATTTACATGCGAGAAAATTCTTGTGTTATTTATCAGAAAAAGATATTTGTTTATGGAATAGGTAATTTTCTATTATACTTGTCTGACAAAGAAGTTCATGTGACTTCAGATGGAAAGAGCATAAAGCTCAGTCCCTTTATTTCGGGTTATTCGGTTGAGCTGGTTGAGTCTGGCAGATAGACAAAATAGCCTAATGATACCGCTTCTGTAAATTTTCGAGGTTAAATGCCTCCAAAGCATCTTCTTATATTTTGTAAATTTGCACTTTGAATGGTGCTTCCTATGATATGGCGCGGGAATGAAATGTTTTTCTCAAATTTCTCATGTCGACTTAATAATTATGGGTATTCTAGGACACATGCTCTCTTCAAAGTTCTTATACCAAGTGCTTTTCTAGCTCTATGGTGGGTCGCATCAGGACCATACACAGATTACGCTCTTGCTGGGCAATTCCTGACAAGTGCACATCTTTACACGATGGCCATCGGAATGTACTACGTTTCAACGGGAACAGTGTCAATGAATTATAACGTCTTCGCAGCGTTTGCAGTATTGATGGATATTCCAGAAGTACCTTGTATCAGGATTCTCAATTGGTAAGTATAAATTAGTAAAGAAAAATACGATGCACAATCGATTTGGAACTTGCTAATGAGATTTAAATACTGTGGCTTTCAAATAAATAATACAGCAGAGCTATCACTTGTTGCCCTGTATGAATCAGTACCTTTAAGACACCCCAAGACGCTGGCACTCCTATAACGCGGCATAGAAACGCAGACATCGACCATAGTAGTATTAAGGAATTTTAGGTAATTGTTATTTAACATCTCGGGATATGTTCGATGGTGAACTTCATCAATCACTTTTTGCAGTGATATTGGTACTCTTCGTATTTAACCTCAATTCAATCATTCTGGCGTCTTCCAATCTCGCGGTTCTTCCACCAACTGAATAAATCTTATCGCGAACTTTAATGAAAAATGTGTGCCTCATACCCAATATCCTTTTGGTTCCGGTGATTATTCCGCTAAGTGTTTGCTCTCTTTTATCCATTATGCATTTCATAACTGCGTAGATATTTGATCCTTCTTTTTTGATTTGATCAATAGCTTCACATGCTAGCCAGGTTGTTGATAAAAGTACCGGTTTGGTTAGATCAAAAGCTGTTACCTGTTTTGAAGGTACCCAGATTGTGTGAAAGAAGTAATAATTGGAGATGTGGATCAGCTCACTGTCATCGAAATAAAGCGCATACTTACGATCTGAAACATCGTCTCCGACATTGAGTAAAGCAGAATTTCTGTCAACTATCAATACCTCTGAAGCAGGCGAGGGTCTAATTCTGGATACCGATCCCTTCAGTTCCAGTAATTTTTGAACAGGCGTGTCAGGAAACATGACTAAGGCAACTGTAACCCCTCTGGCAATTGCTTTTTTCAGATGTTTAAACGCCAGATCAAATGTGTCGGAGTTTGCAGAAAAAATGACTTCTGTTGAAGCAGAATCGATCATCTTTCTTATCCTTGAAGATATTTGTCTATCATCTTCCACCAGCCACACAAAAGGTGTAGGAACCCTGTTCCTGCTTTTATGCAATTCTACGAAATCATCTATTCTGGTGCTCAAGTCTCTGAGCTCATCTATTTGCCTTTTTGAAGAAACAGACAGGGGGACAGCGCGGTATATCTTTTTCTTTCCAGGGCTGACCTCTATGAATCCTTTCCGCTTGAGTGAATCAAATATATCATAGATTCTTGGTTGAGGGACCCCGGAAGCTCTAACAACCTGAGTTGAAGTCTGTTCTCCTTCTATCAACAGTGTCGAAAGAACTTTTATTTCGTACGGGGAAAGACCAAATTTTGATAGCCCTTCAAAAATATTATCCGCAGACATAAATAAGGATTCATGTAAAGTATAAAAATGATCTAATTTAATACTTCACTTCTGAGAAAATTGATATGGCGTCAGAATAGGGCTAGATTTTCCTGTCATTTCTTTTCATGAGAGCACATGAGGAATGCCTAAATAACGTGGTTTTTCATAGAACTCTGAGACACATCGGTAGTTTATAATAGTAGTGTGCATATACACTACTACAATGTCGTTCAAAAGAAGAATAAAGAGGGGTGACCGGATATATTACGACGAAGTTGAGAACGTCAGGGTCAACGGAAAGGTTGTTCAGAAGCATCTGAGATATATAGGAACCAATCCTGACGAACCCACCAACTTCCCCATCGATCATGTTCATTTTGGCTACATCGCCATGAGATTAATGCAGGGTGATCTGTCGGCGAATGAGATCCTTGACATGATAGAGAAGATGGGGCACCATGTCCTCAGGGATGACCTCGAGGCTGTCGGGATAAGGTACCGTTTTAAAAAAAAAGATATTACAGTCTCCCTTTACTACGCCAGGAAATCGAGGAGGCGCAAAGATGCAGAGAATGCGGGAAAAAACTGAAGAGTGTGAAGACACGTGAAAGGTGTGTCAGAACACTCTCAGGGGAAACACATCTCCGCTTCACACTGAAAAGATGCAGCTGTCGCGGTATCGATAACAGGCAGATCCTGAAGGCAATTGTTCCGAAAGATTCCAACTTGGACACGAAGTTGATGATCGGCATAGGCATTCTTCGGTGGATCATGGACTACCAGAGATCAGAGATACAGACACTCATGGAATCCCGTGGAGTACGTGTATCCACTGGAGAGATATCGAATATGTCAAGGGAATTCCTTCTCCGTTTTTATTGCATCCACAGAAGGCACATGAAGGATCTCCATCTGGATGAATACATCCTACACCTGTGATGCGACCCATCATTGAGCTGGAACATTATAAGGATACTTATATAGAAAAGAGGGAACAGATAGGTTTATATAGGGGGAGAGTCAAGAGAGGGGGAAATTTTAATCTCCTCCTGAATTCTCTGGAGGTGCACGCATGACAGGCAAGTTCACAGTTGAACAGAAGTACGAGATCTTGATGGAATCGCTCAACTCTGACGAATCGATAGCAGAAATATGCAGGAAACATGGGGTGGCGCCTGTGAACTTCAGGAAGTGGAGGGAACGTTTCCTCGAGGGCGGAAAGAAAGCCCTCGCAGATGGACCTTTGGGAAACGAGTACGAGAAGAAGATCGATGAGCTTACAAGGATCATAGGGGAGCAAACACTTGTTATAAACGAGTTAAAAAAACATCGGCAGGGAGGAGATCAAGATGATATTCCTTAATCTCTCTGAATTCATGACTGTGAGGGAGATTTCAAGGATATCCGGAATCCCCCTGTCCACCTATTATTATCAGCCAAGATCGAGAACAGTTAACAGGATCGATTCGGTGAGAGCCAAGAGAATCACAGATCTCGCCCTTGAGAGGCCCACATACGGCTACAGGAGAATATGGGCTGTTCTCAGGAATGAGGGGACCCGGGTCAACCGAAAGACTGTTGCGAGGATACTGAATAAAAACAATCTTTCCTTGCCGGCGGCAAAGCACAAGAATCGGACAAAGAGGAGGAATCTCTTCACTCCAGATGCTCCCGATCAATTGTGGGAGACGGACATAACCTATATCCCAACCCTTTCTGGAATGACCTACCTGATGTGCATCAAAGACTGTTTCAGCAAGGAATGGCAGGGGTATCTCGGTTCCGCGGCATGCACTGCTTCTGATGCTGTCGGATCTGTGGATGACGCTGTGTCAAGAACGTTTGATGGCAGCTTTGCATACGGCTCGCTCAGAGTTGACAACGGACCTCAATATTGCGCGCCGAGGAATATATATGACTTGCCAATGGAAGTTTGGTTTCGGAAAGTGTGGGAACATCCGAATAGCTACGGGCACGGTTATGTCCGTGAGGACATGGCTGAAGCTGCCCGGATGCAAAACCGCAGGCCGCATCAAAGGAGAACGCATACCAGCACCGTTAGGCCGTATATGGGAGAGCCGAGCAGGTTGTATGCTGCGAAGGCCATACTGCATTTCTCTAATTCCCACAGAAATGCAGCCTCCCCGGTGTCGTGGCGGTGGCATGCGGTGAAAGCGATGTGTAATAACTCGGGAGACCTTGCAGTGTCCATGAACATGCCCCGAGAGGTGGTTGAGTAATGGTAGCCCAGTCTATAACCGTAAGGGAAGTGATGGGCGAAGCACTTCAAGGAGTCGGAGGAGCCCATAGTACCGCTGATCCCGGAGACAGCACAACTCCGGAGAAGGAAAGGGGCTCTGCTTGTCTGCATGAGCATTGGGATGTCATGAGGAACTCCATTCCCCAAAGGGGTACGAGGATATGAAAAGGCTTGAAGACATTCAGAATGCCCTGTATCAGGCAGCCAAAACAGATAGGAAAAGAATATCCTATCTGCATGATGCTGCCAGATGAAGCAGCTCGTAAAGCCGTATGACGGAAAACGTCCCGTACGGTTTGATGTGGAAGGGTCTGGAGAAATCCAGACCTTTACCCTACCATCGAAGCTGTTCAGGAAGGCAATGAAACTCCTTGGAATAAGACTGGAGTATATACAGAAGCAGACACTGGAAGACAACGGCAATATCGAGTCCTTCCACAACTCGATAAAGACTGATTACATCTGGCCAGTAGACATCAGCGATTTCCAGGAGAGGAGGGACATTATCGATCATGCATTCGTGGACTATAATGAGAAGAGACCACACTCATCAATAATGTTCCTGAGTCCAAGGGCGTTCAGGAAGAGATGGGATTCTGATCCTGGATTCCGTCTTGAATACAAAAATTATGTGAAGAAGATGAAAGATAAAGAAATGGAAAGGAGAAAAAATAAAAAGAGGACGGAGGTCGAAAGAAATGGAATCTTATGAGATGCCAAAATGTTCCAGTTTTTCCTGGGTCAGATCAAATTAAACAAAGCGAAGAAACTCATAAGACCGATCCCACGAGAATCGATCATACGCAGGGACGAGAACAGGAAGCCCGTCCTTACCGCCTTTGTGAAGATTCTCGAAACGAACGAAGACCTGCCAGAGGAAGCGGTCAAAGTTTGGGTGAAGTCAACAAACATCTAACCGAATTCTGACGCCATATTTTTTGGCATAAGGTATAAAAGTTGACTTAATAAACCGGGCAAGGATAGAGATACTATTTCTCGTCTTTG
Protein-coding regions in this window:
- a CDS encoding TrmB family transcriptional regulator, producing MSADNIFEGLSKFGLSPYEIKVLSTLLIEGEQTSTQVVRASGVPQPRIYDIFDSLKRKGFIEVSPGKKKIYRAVPLSVSSKRQIDELRDLSTRIDDFVELHKSRNRVPTPFVWLVEDDRQISSRIRKMIDSASTEVIFSANSDTFDLAFKHLKKAIARGVTVALVMFPDTPVQKLLELKGSVSRIRPSPASEVLIVDRNSALLNVGDDVSDRKYALYFDDSELIHISNYYFFHTIWVPSKQVTAFDLTKPVLLSTTWLACEAIDQIKKEGSNIYAVMKCIMDKREQTLSGIITGTKRILGMRHTFFIKVRDKIYSVGGRTARLEDARMIELRLNTKSTNITAKSD
- a CDS encoding transposase codes for the protein MTGKFTVEQKYEILMESLNSDESIAEICRKHGVAPVNFRKWRERFLEGGKKALADGPLGNEYEKKIDELTRIIGEQTLVINELKKHRQGGDQDDIP
- a CDS encoding IS3 family transposase; the protein is MIFLNLSEFMTVREISRISGIPLSTYYYQPRSRTVNRIDSVRAKRITDLALERPTYGYRRIWAVLRNEGTRVNRKTVARILNKNNLSLPAAKHKNRTKRRNLFTPDAPDQLWETDITYIPTLSGMTYLMCIKDCFSKEWQGYLGSAACTASDAVGSVDDAVSRTFDGSFAYGSLRVDNGPQYCAPRNIYDLPMEVWFRKVWEHPNSYGHGYVREDMAEAARMQNRRPHQRRTHTSTVRPYMGEPSRLYAAKAILHFSNSHRNAASPVSWRWHAVKAMCNNSGDLAVSMNMPREVVE
- a CDS encoding integrase core domain-containing protein encodes the protein MKQLVKPYDGKRPVRFDVEGSGEIQTFTLPSKLFRKAMKLLGIRLEYIQKQTLEDNGNIESFHNSIKTDYIWPVDISDFQERRDIIDHAFVDYNEKRPHSSIMFLSPRAFRKRWDSDPGFRLEYKNYVKKMKDKEMERRKNKKRTEVERNGIL